In the genome of Candida dubliniensis CD36 chromosome 3, complete sequence, the window agatttttcattgttgttttgttgaatcaaaattacCGAATATGAAAACGCCGTACGAAATCTGTGGtgtcaatttttttccCCATAAACAAAACTCATTGCACACAaccaaataaacaattaatattgaAGCAACTGATGTTAAAGTCACGAGCACATGCCAATTAACAATCACATCATCCACAACGACACTAAAGAGATactaataaaaaaataaagctGTACTTTGAACCTGTCAATTTGCAATTTGAAGGTTctcatcaacaattccTTTCTTCCCCCCCTCTCTTAGGAACTTTTcggaaagaaaaatatcaataaccTTGATAATTGAAGTTCCAAATTACTTATAAAATGCTACCAACATTAACTAGagatcttttttttttttttttgttgattatgCACTTATTTGCCAAGACTGTGAATACTATTCTTGATTGCAAAGTTTGAAGAGGGTCTCAGTatgtttattgtttatatgTGGCACAAGCAAAAGTTTACTCACCGTTTGGTGATTTCATTGGAATAAAGTACGAGGGAATTGTCAAGTTCAACATTAAACTATTGTTTAGCACAGAGTCAATGTATTcaagaattcaatttttgtgACACATTGTTTGTTCAAGGAATCAAGATAATCGGCGCTCCGGAATAAGGCCCGTTTTTCGTCTTTGACAAGAAAGTAAATACATCTCTGACAAATGTGTCACCTTATGGTGTTCAGCCCTCTAATTACTAGAAGCACAATTACCAAGAGAGGATAATTACTAATGATATTTCGAGTTGTCGGTCCGGCCTAATATATTCAAAGCCctatcaaatattaaagTACCAGAtgtcaaaaaagaaatgagtGTCAAAATAAGGTTATTCATCTTAACCGTGGAAGGTTTTGTTTAGATAAATTAAGGTTGGTAATTGTGATGGACGGCTCTAGTTCTTTTGAGcaaatattgtttaatCGTAACATACAActtttggttgttgtaCGAACCATTGTCGAAAGAGATAGTTCATGTCAGTACAGTTTATGCTTTACCAAACTCCGTCACATTCGTAAACCTTCCATTCTCTCCTACCCTCTGGTGGCTTTAATCCTTAGATGGTATTccatatattttttaatttaagCTGAAGCGGAAATTGGCTGAAAAGccccccaaaaaaataataaacagTTTAaagtttcaaataatttcaataattcgTAATTTGTACTGAACATTAGGGAAGTTCGTGTTTGTAAGGTATAAACGtgtttggaaaaaaaaagtatccTGCTGGAAGctctttcttttgataTAAGTGTCAGTTTTCTCTGCATTGTATATTGACACTACTTAAAAGATACAGTTGTGATTTCACTTTTGCAACATTGCCATAGAATACTTCATGGCAATATGATTAGGTAATTAGACATCATTTTTGTGCTACAAACACGTCTTTATGTTCGTGCAATCCTCAATATATTAGAGAACGTGTACAACGTACCAAAATGTGCTGGTTCATTTCTTACTAAGGAAGACGAGAATTTTCCTGTTCACGATTTTCCACCAAGCCTTCCCAAAAACTcgacaacaaaaaaaaaaaaaaaatttttcccATTCCGCCTTCATTTCATTCTTCTTCCTGTCAACCttaaaaaataagaaaccaaaactaatcaatcaatcaaattaaattaaaaatgtcTGCCTCATTAGATAAATCATTAGATGATAtcatttcttcaaataagAAAACTTTTAAATCCAAAAGACCAGGTGCTAAATTTGGCGCTAAAGGTGGCAACCGAGTTGGTAAGAAAATTGGTGGTACTAATAACAAAAAGCCAATAGCCAAATTTAACAGACCcgctgctgctgctgctgctgctgttgctgctgttcCTACTATTGATTTGAGTTATGCTACTAAGGTCAATGTTTCTGGTTTACCCAAGGACTTGAAACACGATAACATTAAGGTATGTTTTTCAAACTGAAAATCTGGAATTTTCAGTTAATTTGGGAGATGggaaaaattttgttttaatggGTATAAAGAAATATGAGAACAACATTTGGAAATTTCATGGGACTGGTCATGGTTCCCATAGTTATGTTTAAACTTTTACTTTGAATGGCGATCTACTTGTATCATACATCTTtgtttatttcattttgacATGATTCTAATTAGAAGTCAACATTTTATTGTTGCAGttgattgttgttcatGTTTGGGATGTTGATCATTAGCTGGTATAATGATTGGTGTTTGCTTTTTCCTTTGGGAGATGCACAAACGTGTACTTTGTGTTCAACCTTTGATGATAACAACTACCTCGTTTTTTTGATACTTGTATGTTGcttaatttcatttgttcAAGCTATactgatttcaaaatactgttgaatcatcaatatGACGGTTTCCACTActtgtgtttttttttttttcattttgtatTTCACCTTAACATGCAATTTGTTTGGAACTCAGGCGGTCATTCCAATTAAGTTTGTGAGTGACtatgatttcttttttctttcttatttttaatttattggaGGCAgacaataattttttattctatATTTCTGAGTTTTTCCGTTCAAATGTTTTGGTAATGAGAATATCCAGGCTAAATGACTAGCAAGACTACAAGAGTCTTATTCTCGAAATACAAAATTCACAGTAGCCGATTCCAAGCAACACCTTTCATCCTTGAACATAACAACCCCCAGCCAGTCAGTCCCAAAAGTTTATccataattatttttttgaaatttgttgtttcatcatatttttttttttttgccatGCAAATTTTTCcttgtattattattattattattattaacttTGTTACGATTTAACGAATCTTATAGAGACtaaccaaatttttttttttttttaaaataggaattttttcaatcacAAATTGGTGGTGTGCAAACTGTGGCCTTGACttataatgaaaaaggTCAATTTAAAGGTTTTGCTactattattttcaaatcaagtAAATTTGCAACTGCTGCTGTTGATAAATACAATGGTGCTTCTATTGATGGAGGTGCTGCCAAGTTAAGATTagaattgattattgataCTAGTAAGAAACCATTGGCTGCCAGAATTGCTCCAAATGCAAAGGCTATTACTGCTGCCAAAACTGCTGGTGGTAAGAAGATTGCTGCTGCTAAGAATGCTCTTAACAAGAAGAAGGCTGGTCCTggcaacaaaaacaacaataataaacaaaagaagccaaaacagaaaaagaagactattgaagaattagacCAAGAAATGGCagattattttgaaaattagaCCAAACAAATACCAAGATGAggatttgttgttattttgTCTATGTATCTGTGCGTGtttccccccccccccattTACTATGTTTGACCatgtattatttttgtttgtttattttgttgaaaagtGTTAGTAAATATTAGGTTCCGTAGTATTGAATGTAACTATTATTAAAGTTGTTAAagttgtttctttttattttttgttttttttttgtgtttcTATCGAACCAGCCGCTCTGTGGAGGCGGGTGATGGTGTAATAACCATGCAAATGTCAAAGTCAGATTCATAATACCGTTAACTTTTCAGGGTTTCAAGCTTTTCGCTTTGGACATTGGCAATTACAAAAGATGTATAATATTCAGATCTTCCCTAACTTGAGATCATTCGATAtgaaaacaatacaaagacaaaagaaacaaatggAAAAATATACTACTATGAGAATGGAGAAATTTAAAGATATATTCAGTCGTGTGCTGTTGGTTAATGATGAAACATAATTGTCAAAAACagtattttaaaaaaagaaaacgaTTATAACAATTGAGATGAATAATCATtagttattattgtttactCATAAggcaataataatgagTTTGGCCAATAGAAGAACGTATTGTTGATCATATATAAGTTGTTTTTACTCCGTACTATATAATATAAGTTATTCTTACTGTGAAATACGTGTGATTTTGTATGACACGAAGAATGAAagagaattttttttttttttttttttcatgggtttgaatttttttttggttaaaCAATACATGCCGACCCATACAAATTTTAAGTTGTCTCTGTTTTttaacaaagaaaaaaaatttgaatatttaaaaataaaaaattctttattgtACAATTAAAAACgtataaatatatacatatGCAATTAATCTATAAacgtctttttttttttttttttatatacaTCAAGACGTGATTTATCTTCCAATTTCCAACTTTGAATGGTAACTTTGACTTTGATCTAACAAAGTTttatcctttttttttatttcacATATAGTTataacaacatcaacaccaAAGATATGCCAAACATTGAATATATTGTAACTGCAGAATTTCATATTGACAAGGGACCATCAATTGTTCATCAGTTTCCTAATCAATTACCAGGTATGGATAATCTATATTTTTTACCTGAATTGATGTTACCTGATCAAATACATAAACGTAATGAAGATTATACCTTGTTTCTATTGCATCGAAACACCACTAATGGGgaatttcaatatcttttcAACAAGAGTACATGTGAAGATAATccatattatttatatacaattgttgataatcgtaaaaatgatgaatttaaaCGTGGAGCCAgtattaaatcattatcaataatcaCGAAATTATcttatttcaaaaatttcaagccattattattgatatgtttggatttatattttaaaaataatgatgttaaatatttacaagaattatATCGagtaattaatgaaaaaaaatttgaaatatctCCAGGTTATTCGgtatcaataattaaaaaattgttgattacTTCAATATTAGATTTACCTATTAATGATAAGATTTATTATGATGAATCATTtagaaataaattattaggAATTGGTAAAgatgattttattaatgaagatttatttattagaaaaGATTTAAGTTTTAATTCTGtgattaaatttaataaaatgaatataCCGATAAAAATCCCCATGTTAACATTACCTGATACTATTGGagattatttaaatcctacagatttgaattttaaacctagtttaattaatattttacaagctaaattaatttcaactaatttgaataatgaattgaCGATATATGGATTACAAACTCCACCAATTATCATTTTGATTAATGCAATATTGACAGggaaaaaaatcatttttttaaGTTATGAACATTCATCAGGGTATATAATTGATCATATATTATTaacattgaaaataattacTGGAGGAGGGATTTTAAGTGGGATTTTAACTAATTATAATGTTTTCCCTATGATTGATGTATCGAAAATAGATTTATTAGAAGAATGTGAATCATTTATTGCTGGTACAATAAAtccatttttcaaacaaaatgATCGATTATGGGATTTAATGTATGATttagataataatgaatttattttaaGTTCACAATTAcctaatgatgatattgaatttaaaaattccaTTATATCAGAAGATGCCAAATTTTTATCTAATTTacaattatcattattcaattataatgatgatttaacCACCatacaattaatttttagACGAcatattaatgaaataattCGAATTTTATTAagttcaaaaaattttaatagTAATTTGGCCCCAACAAGTcaagatttaattttattattagatgGTATTGGTTATTATTGGGCTAGTGAtacaaataaattattagaaatttcttgttatcaattaatttccaaaaaattccattttttattatataatgggaaattaatttataatttattattacctaatttatctaatgaattaaatttaatgattgatTTACATTATCATTTACAAAGTTTAAATAATCCTTTATCCAATTCTAGAATTAATGAAAGAGAAATTTGGtttaatatattgaaatttttaatttctggtaaatcattagaaatttttttattaataacaTATTTAATCCCaccaaattcttcatcaagTTTACAATCATCTTCTGTTCATGGAGGTAATTTGActatatttgataaaaataaaggtattgaattattattattgaatttatttaatcAAGATGATCAAGTCAAATCAAATGTTATAATGattttacaagaattacAGGATAATTTTTTGTGTAGTTGGTGtcttgataaatttttgaaatcaaatttaatttatgaACTTGCATTTTCAgatttgatcaatgaatgaataaaatgttttgcttttgttggtttgattaaattaaatgttATCCAAAAGGAtttgtatttatttttgttaaaCTATTTACAATGTAtcttatatatatgtatagaAACACATAATTCAGACCCCCTACCCCCTGccaaatatatatatatatatatatataaaagaGATTTAAACAATCATTTCTTCCCGTctcttctttgttttctcCTTACTTCAATACATTATAGGCGAAATTTATCTctatattttatttatcaagTTTATCATTTCGACTAGGAGTATAATATTTactttcttcaatttcatcagaGAACCATCTCATTTTAATCATATTCCACATTGATAATCTATCACCAGGACGTCTAGTACTAAATGAATCACCAGAACCAacatattttgatttacGATCAGGTGAAGTATAATCTAAATTTGGATTAGTTAAAGGGAACCCTGGTCTTGATGAAATATAtccaaattcttcatcttgATGTCTTGATGATAATGTACTTGAATCAGATTCTAATTCATGACgatgttttttttgataagCAATATGTTttttaccaataataaataatccaATAGCTATTGATCCAAATATACCTAATTTTCTTAAAAGTGTATTACGAGATTCTGTTGATTTTGCTATATTCAACATTGGTtctaaaataaatttgtgAATAGTTGTCCCCAAAAATGTCACACTTTCAAACTTTTTGGTGTAATGTAGAggtattcttttttttttttttttttttttttttgtatattAATGTAATGTAACGGAATATAGCGGAGTCTGAAAATgatatgataataatatatatatcatatcatcatcaggctataattttttttttttttttttttttttttcaccaaGCTCGtttggaaaaaaataaaagttgTCTTGGTCGTGCAAAACACACTTCTAACGGTAGAATATATTACTTAACTAGAACATGATTTGTACAGTTATTGAAGATGCCTCATTTCATAACTTTTCAGAAATTATAACTTGGATCTTCCTTTATTGGTTTGATTCAAGAAGATAGAGGAATGTGTATCTAGGTGTCGttatttgaattgtttacgtgtcttattatttttttgattgtttttaGTAAGAAATAATATACAAAATACTGCTAAAAAAAGATGTTAACACAATATAATAAGATTTTAGAAGCGAATACAACCATATCAATGCTACCTAAAAAAGTACTTTGTAAGTACCAGAATCAGTAAATAACTTTGcgatattgtttattttattagtcaattaatattatatttccAAGATAAAGTTGAgtctctctctttttttttttacgtGTCAGTGGGGTTGTACGGATGCAGAAATATTCTGGTAGATATACCTTATTACcccataataataattttgttattcTTAGAGTTTAGTAAATTATAATTGGTAATTtgtggttggttggttggttgtttGGTTGGTTAGTTAACTAATTGGTAGCAGAAAAGTCCCCGACGCGACACGCATGtgagaaaaagaaaaagcaaTCCCCAACCGAGGATCAACGGACACAAGAGAGACAAAGAAATTGGGTTGATTGTTAGTTTTAACATAGTACTggataaataatattacaaaaaaagtGGGTATTTATTGTAAGAATCCTACTATCTCTCTCTATATGGGTTAGTATATATTGAATATCTtgaggaaaaaaaaacatgaGTTGTTGAAATCAATGTAGACAAGAAACCATAAAAGGAACAAATCTAAATTATTAAGTCATTATATCAGACTGTAAGGTTTGAATATACTGTTCTTGTAATTTGATTTACTATATcgatatataaatatatacaaTTGTACGGCCctattaaaatttttttttgatctaCTTCTCTCgttttatttgttgttgttaattattattaattttttttttttctggggaaatattttgaaactgCTTTATTTTTCCTAcatttcttcaaaatttttttcttttttttgtttttctttttcttttccaattcaaatatatctttttcctttttttttttgattttaaacGTCAAATCATTTGGTGTTAGATTTATTGATAACAACTTTTTGGaaagaatcaaatcaaGATTAACAAAAACAGGGTAGGGTCATAGAATACAACTCAtcttttatcaaaattcaaacaattcaacgaacacttttttttttatcccCCCTTTGTTTTTCCCCTAATTCCATTTTCGCATTCCCATACCATACCACATTACATTGACATTTACATTAACAACACAACACAAcacaatataatataatataatgtccaatcaagaaattgctCATGCTGTACTGGGTGCAGTTGGTGGTGCTTTAGCCCTTGGTATAACTTATCCTTTAATTactttatcaacaattgcCCAAACTGCTGCCAAAAAGAAGGAAGCAGAAGAAGCATCAGAAATTACCGAAAATACTCAAAAATCTCAACCAACAGTTAGTTTAACAACTTtagaaaaaattgtttatgCCATTCAAAATAATGCTGCTTATATTGCTGCCAAAGAAATTCTTAAAGAGAAAGGTCCATTAGGATTATATTCTGGTTTGGAAAGTGCATTATATGGAATCACTTTAactaattttatttattattatttctatGAATTAACTTCTAACgtatttttaaaatctaATGGGAAAAAACGTAATGGATTAAGTACTTtccaatcaataataactGGTGCTATTGCTGGTGCATTCACTTGTGTTGGATCTAATCCATTTTGGGTTGCCAATACCAGAATGATGAccgaaaagaaaaagggaAAATCTGTTGCTGCTAATGCTAAttctggtggtggtggtggtgacGCCCAAagcaaagaagaagataatgataataattcttctaattcGACTTTTAAGGCATTGGTTAATATTGTTGAACAAGATGGTGTTGGTGCGTTATTTGCTGGAGTATTACCAGCTTTAGTATTGGTGATCAACCCAATTATTCAATACACTATTTTCgaacaaattaaaaatataatcattGCTAAAAATGGACCCAAATCATTTACTGCCATTAAAGCTTTTTTCATTGGTGCCTTTGGGAAATTAATTGCTACTTCATTAACTTATCCTTATATAACTTTGAAATCAAGAATGCatattaaaagaaagaaattaaatgctgataatcaacaagatgaagaaaaacaattatcaatgattcaagaaattagaaaaattgtCAAAGAGGAAGGATTAGAAGGATTATATGCTGGTTTAGCTGTTAAATTGACTCAATCTATTGCCACAGCAgcatttttgttttattttaaagaagaattgtttTCCGGTAGTgtcaaattgattgaaattttaCGTATGTTTAGtttcaagaaatcaatCAAGTCTCCAGTTGTTAAAGTTTAAAGTATTAAGCAGTATGTACCATCGTTTGGCGTcccaaaagaaaatattacaTAAACtagatttatatttattgttaCGTagtaaagaaaataaagtaaaaaaagataatatATCCttatattaatatcaaGCTCCATGTTTTGACGATACGTAGATTAGTTGGCGTAATCGCTCCAACGATGTAGAGTGTCTGCAAGGCCCATCCCCATGGTTACGGCGGGACCAATCTCATgaaaatggtaataattACAAAGCACATCTCTAGGGTTGAAGTCTAGCTTGTTAAAAAAACAGAGTGTTTGTTTCACACTAATATCATCAAACACGCAATCACTAGTACATATGTTAATTcgattttatcaataaatagACTTCTCGATATCCTACTTTTGTGACATAAATCCAAAACAGTTTAGCAAAGTTGTTAGTAATAGCTATCCAGTTTGATTAAGAAAAGACGTTTTATTATCCAAACTATAGTTTGAATCCCCCACAAGACCTTGGAAATACTAGCCCCCACAACAGAAACTAGCCACAAAGCAAGAGACTTATAAGCAAACGATTAAACCGCGAGACTATCAACTTGAAGAATATGGTGGGTGTGTccgttttttttctatttacACTAAATTGTAATGGCGTCGTCAgtaaatgaataaaattcCTCCCCCCACAACCAAACAAATACACCACCACTATTAGTAGGACACGGgcatttattttttggagatcaaattaaaaaagtACCTGACCATTAGTATCCCCCTCACAGTGGTGCTTTTATTATGACCCCCTTCGTTGCCGAATTTAGTTTATCAGAGGATACTAAAACATCCcattaatttgaaaaatagaGGAAactaaatttgaaataatacTAACCCTAACAATAGCAAACACATATATAACACCACTTTGGATGAAATTATACATTATTACAGATATTAGATTTTAGCGTTCATTtcaccactaccaccaccaccaccactacaAGTATCACCACAGTCACTAAcaataccaacaacaacaacaacaacaacaacaactaccaacataataatttctactataaatttttgttcGTTTAGTTTACATAACTTCTagatttattgttttttttttttgtttttagacctaataatttgtttttagtCTGCAAATGGCGCCTCCACAAAAATAAGAGAAATTCATTTTCGAGATCCTCCACCTGCGATTCGGCGAACacacgaaaaaaaaaaagcaacaCATGCTGACGTCGTTAATGCGACCCCACTATGTCAAAATTTCCATTCACCagaattataatataatataatatacaATTAATTACTTAAACTATAGCAAGAATAATAAGGCATATCTTATGACGTGTAGATGAATAGAAATAACAGAtcaa includes:
- a CDS encoding RNA-binding RNA annealing protein, putative (Similar to S. cerevisiae YRA1;~In S. cerevisiae: Yra1p, a conserved nuclear RNA-binding protein, interacts directly with Mex67p and is required for mRNA export;~spliced gene) — encoded protein: MSASLDKSLDDIISSNKKTFKSKRPGAKFGAKGGNRVGKKIGGTNNKKPIAKFNRPAAAAAAAVAAVPTIDLSYATKVNVSGLPKDLKHDNIKEFFQSQIGGVQTVALTYNEKGQFKGFATIIFKSSKFATAAVDKYNGASIDGGAAKLRLELIIDTSKKPLAARIAPNAKAITAAKTAGGKKIAAAKNALNKKKAGPGNKNNNNKQKKPKQKKKTIEELDQEMADYFEN
- a CDS encoding protein yor129c (In S. cerevisiae: putative component of the outer plaque of the spindle pole body; may be involved in cation homeostasis or multidrug resistance); translated protein: MPNIEYIVTAEFHIDKGPSIVHQFPNQLPGMDNLYFLPELMLPDQIHKRNEDYTLFLLHRNTTNGEFQYLFNKSTCEDNPYYLYTIVDNRKNDEFKRGASIKSLSIITKLSYFKNFKPLLLICLDLYFKNNDVKYLQELYRVINEKKFEISPGYSVSIIKKLLITSILDLPINDKIYYDESFRNKLLGIGKDDFINEDLFIRKDLSFNSVIKFNKMNIPIKIPMLTLPDTIGDYLNPTDLNFKPSLINILQAKLISTNLNNELTIYGLQTPPIIILINAILTGKKIIFLSYEHSSGYIIDHILLTLKIITGGGILSGILTNYNVFPMIDVSKIDLLEECESFIAGTINPFFKQNDRLWDLMYDLDNNEFILSSQLPNDDIEFKNSIISEDAKFLSNLQLSLFNYNDDLTTIQLIFRRHINEIIRILLSSKNFNSNLAPTSQDLILLLDGIGYYWASDTNKLLEISCYQLISKKFHFLLYNGKLIYNLLLPNLSNELNLMIDLHYHLQSLNNPLSNSRINEREIWFNILKFLISGKSLEIFLLITYLIPPNSSSSLQSSSVHGGNLTIFDKNKGIELLLLNLFNQDDQVKSNVIMILQELQDNFLCSWCLDKFLKSNLIYELAFSDLINE
- a CDS encoding mitochondrial carrier protein, putative (Similar to Mus musculus Slc25a17;~disagreement in databases whether this is a mitochondrial or a peroxisomal carrier protein); the protein is MSNQEIAHAVSGAVGGALALGITYPLITLSTIAQTAAKKKEAEEASEITENTQKSQPTVSLTTLEKIVYAIQNNAAYIAAKEILKEKGPLGLYSGLESALYGITLTNFIYYYFYELTSNVFLKSNGKKRNGLSTFQSIITGAIAGAFTCVGSNPFWVANTRMMTEKKKGKSVAANANSGGGGGDAQSKEEDNDNNSSNSTFKALVNIVEQDGVGALFAGVLPALVLVINPIIQYTIFEQIKNIIIAKNGPKSFTAIKAFFIGAFGKLIATSLTYPYITLKSRMHIKRKKLNADNQQDEEKQLSMIQEIRKIVKEEGLEGLYAGLAVKLTQSIATAAFLFYFKEELFSGSVKLIEILRMFSFKKSIKSPVVKV